The Raphanus sativus cultivar WK10039 chromosome 2, ASM80110v3, whole genome shotgun sequence genome includes a region encoding these proteins:
- the LOC108843352 gene encoding MLP-like protein 31, producing the protein MAEVATEIAKKMEEKAETPVTVPPTKAVEAARAEEAETKVTVTLPKTVEATNKPAEQEVKPTETSSLVGKLETDVEIKASAEQFHHMFTGKPHHVSKASPGNIQGCDLHEGDWGKPGSIIFWNYVHDGEAKVAKERIEAVEPEKNLITFRVIEGDLMKEYKSFLLTIQVTPKHGGAGSIVHWHLEFEKISEEVAHPETLLQFCVEVSKEIDEHLLADE; encoded by the exons ATGGCGGAGGTTGCTACCGAAATTGCAAAGAAGATGGAGGAAAAGGCGGAGACGCCAGTGACTGTGCCACCAACTAAAGCGGTGGAGGCTGCAAGGGCGGAAGAAGCTGAGACCAAGGTGACGGTGACACTTCCTAAAACGGTCGAGGCTACAAACAAACCGGCGGAACAGGAGGTGAAGCCAACAGAGACGTCTAGCTTGGTGGGGAAGCTTGAGACAGACGTGGAGATCAAAGCTTCTGCTGAGCAGTTCCATCACATGTTCACCGGCAAACCACACCATGTTTCCAAAGCATCTCCAGGCAACATTCAGGGCTGTGATCTGCACGAAGGCGATTGGGGCAAACCTGGCTCTATCATTTTCTGGAACTACGTTCATG ATGGAGAGGCAAAGGTGGCAAAGGAGAGGATCGAGGCGGTCGAGCCGGAGAAGAACTTGATCACGTTCAGGGTTATTGAAGGTGATCTGATGAAAGAGTACAAAAGCTTCTTGCTCACAATCCAGGTGACCCCTAAGCACGGTGGGGCAGGAAGTATTGTGCACTGGCACCTTGAGTTCGAGAAGATTAGCGAAGAGGTTGCTCATCCCGAGACTCTCCTCCAGTTCTGTGTCGAAGTCTCCAAAGAGATCGACGAACATCTCTTGGCCGATGAATAA